CGGCGAACTGAAGCTGGGTGCCAGTACTACGATTGCGCAATATGTACTTCCTCCTTTGTTGGCGGAGTTTATAGCCAAGTTTCCACAGGTCAATCTTTCTTTGATTAATGGAAATTCGCGGGGAGTGGAAGCTGCTCTGCAAGAACATCGGATTGACTTGGGATTGGTTGAAGGAATCTTCCGTTTGCCTAATCTGAAGTATACTCCATTTTTGCAAGACGAACTGGTTGCCGTGGTTCATACCCATAGTAAATTGGCTGTTTCGGATGAGATCACTCCGGAAGATTTGCCCAATATCCCCTTGGTTTTGCGGGAGAGGGGTTCGGGAACGTTGGATGTGTTTGAGCGTTCCCTGTTACACCATAATTTGAAACTTTCTTCTTTGAATGTATTGATGTATCTCGGTAGTACGGAGAGCATCAAACTTTTTTTGGAACATGCAGATTGTATGGGAATTGTTTCTATCCGTTCGGTTTATAAGGAACTGGTTGCCGGTAATTTTCGTGTGGTTGAGATAAAAGGAATGCCCATGCAGCGCGAGTTTAATTTTGTGCAACTGCAAGGGCAGGAGGGAGGTTTATCCCAAGTTTTCATGCGATTTGCCGGACATCACCGTAAGAATT
The Bacteroides caecimuris DNA segment above includes these coding regions:
- a CDS encoding LysR family transcriptional regulator, with the protein product MSDFRLKVFQSVAKNLSFTKASQELFVSQPAITKHIQELEAYYQTRLFDRQGSKISLTKSGQLLLKHSEKILDDYKQLEYEMHLLHNEYIGELKLGASTTIAQYVLPPLLAEFIAKFPQVNLSLINGNSRGVEAALQEHRIDLGLVEGIFRLPNLKYTPFLQDELVAVVHTHSKLAVSDEITPEDLPNIPLVLRERGSGTLDVFERSLLHHNLKLSSLNVLMYLGSTESIKLFLEHADCMGIVSIRSVYKELVAGNFRVVEIKGMPMQREFNFVQLQGQEGGLSQVFMRFAGHHRKNL